The following proteins are encoded in a genomic region of Anomaloglossus baeobatrachus isolate aAnoBae1 chromosome 6, aAnoBae1.hap1, whole genome shotgun sequence:
- the TIMM21 gene encoding mitochondrial import inner membrane translocase subunit Tim21 produces MSVCQILWRTAVRRRPLLYYSPGYSAAHVSLLLPHRGTAPSTGSCWVQPLFTGSGLFQVREQKRTSLQSKTDENQPLTAAQKVKRAGADFTYLIVALIGAGITGGLLYVVFTELFSSSSPSKIYGNAFEKCRIHPEVIGAFGEPIKAFGETTKRGRRQHVASTEYFRDGVKCMRLKFYISGSEPRIQGVVHVDLKENPESKKYEFQYIIVELDTIPRRSIVVEDNRYMN; encoded by the exons ATGAGCGTGTGCCAGATTCTGTGGAGGACTGCGGTCAGGAGGCGGCCGCTCCTCTATTACTCACCCGGTTACAGTGCCGCCCATGTCAGCCTCTTACTGCCCCACCGCGGGACAGCGCCCTCCACTGGCAGCTGCTGGGTGCAGCCCCTGTTCACAGGCAGCGGCTTGTTCCAGGTGCGGGAGCAGAAGCGCACGTCCCTGCAGTCCAAGACTGACGAGAACCAGCCACTGACCGCCGCCCAGAAAG TGAAACGGGCTGGAGCAGACTTTACCTACTTGATTGTGGCACTTATCGGAGCTGGGATTACAG GAGGACTTTTATATGTGGTGTTCACAGAACTGTTTTCTTCTTCAAGTCCAAGTAAAATATATGGAAATGCTTTTGAGAAATGCCGAATACACCCTGAG GTTATTGGAGCATTTGGTGAGCCTATTAAGGCATTTGGAGAGACCACAAAGCGTGGAAGAAGACAACATGTTGC CTCCACGGAGTACTTTAGAGATGGCGTAAAGTGTATGCGATTGAAGTTTTACATTTCGGGTTCAGAGCCAAGAATACAAGGGGTCGTGCATGTGGATTTGAAAGAG AATCCAGAAAGCAAGAAGTATGAATTTCAGTATATAATTGTTGAATTGGACACTATTCCTCGCAGGTCTATTGTTGTGGAGGATAATCGGTATATGAATTAG